The following coding sequences lie in one Arachis ipaensis cultivar K30076 chromosome B03, Araip1.1, whole genome shotgun sequence genomic window:
- the LOC107629150 gene encoding ankyrin repeat-containing protein At5g02620, whose protein sequence is MATPTVQQEAAAVAATPRKKMTKQLTGKRDDTTLHSAARAGNLALIKDTLSGAEEGQLHELLAKQNQAGETALYVAAEYGYVDLVKEMIRYYDLADAGIKARNGFDALHIAAKQGDLDVLKILMEAHPELSMTVDPSNTTALHTASTQGHTEIVKFLLEAGSSLATIARSNGKTALHSAARNGHLAVVKALLEKEPGVVTRTDKKGQTALHMAVKGQNLEVVEELIKGDPSSVNMIDNKGNTALHIATRKGRAQIVKLLLGQKETDTTAVNKSGESALDTAEKTGNSEIKAILSEHGVQSAKAMKPKPTTAARELKQTVSDIKHEVHYQLEHTRQTRKRVQGIAKRINKMHAEGLNNAINSTTVVAVLIATVAFAAIFTVPGQFVDDPKNIPKGMSLGEANIAPTAAFIIFIVFDSIALFISLAVVVVQTSIVVIESKAKKQMMAIINKLMWLACVLITVAFLALSFIVVGKDQKWLAIGVTVIGTTIMATTLGLMCYWVIRHRIEASNLRSIRKSSMGSRSRSFSVSVMSDTEILNNEYKKMYAI, encoded by the exons ATGGCTACACCAACAGTGCAGCAGGAAGCTGCGGCTGTGGCCGCTACTCCAAGGAAGAAAATGACCAAGCAATTGACCGGGAAGCGCGACGACACGACCCTGCACTCGGCAGCGAGAGCAGGGAACTTGGCTCTCATAAAGGACACACTTAGTGGTGCTGAAGAGGGTCAACTTCATGAGTTGTTGGCAAAGCAGAACCAAGCTGGGGAAACAGCCCTTTATGTTGCTGCTGAGTATGGTTATGTTGATTTGGTTAAGGAGATGATTCGGTATTATGATCTCGCTGATGCCGGAATCAAGGCTAGGAATGGTTTTGATGCACTCCACATTGCTGCTAAACAAGGGGATCTAG ATGTGTTGAAGATCCTTATGGAGGCTCATCCTGAATTATCAATGACCGTGGATCCCTCGAACACCACGGCTTTGCACACAGCCTCGACACAAGGGCATACTGAGATAGTGAAGTTTCTATTAGAGGCAGGTAGTAGCTTGGCAACCATAGCTAGAAGCAATGGGAAAACAGCTCTGCATTCTGCAGCAAGAAACGGACATTTGGCTGTTGTAAAGGCACTTTTAGAGAAGGAGCCTGGGGTTGTGACACGGACCGATAAGAAGGGCCAGACCGCACTTCACATGGCGGTGAAAGGGCAGAATCTTGAGGTGGTGGAGGAGTTGATAAAAGGGGATCCCTCATCAgtaaacatgattgataataAGGGTAATACGGCTTTGCATATTGCAACCCGGAAGGGTAGAGCTCAG ATTGTGAAGTTGCTTCTTGGACAAAAAGAAACAGACACCACAGCAGTTAATAAATCCGGCGAAAGTGCATTAGACACTGCTGAGAAAACTGGGAACTCCGAAATCAAAGCCATACTTTCGGAACACGGTGTTCAAAGTGCCAAAGCCATGAAGCCAAAGCCAACAACAGCAGCTAGAGAGTTGAAACAAACAGTGAGTGACATAAAGCATGAAGTCCATTATCAATTAGAACACACGCGCCAGACCAGAAAGCGCGTCCAGGGAATCGCCAAGCGCATCAACAAGATGCATGCTGAAGGACTCAACAATGCAATCAACTCAACCACTGTGGTTGCTGTCCTCATTGCCACAGTTGCCTTTGCAGCTATCTTCACAGTTCCTGGCCAATTTGTTGATGATCCAAAAAACATTCCTAAAGGGATGTCCCTTGGGGAAGCAAACATAGCCCCTACGGCTGCATTCATCATTTTCATTGTCTTCGATTCCATTGCGCTGTTCATCTCCCTAGCCGTCGTGGTGGTGCAGACCTCGATCGTGGTCATAGAGAGCAAAGCTAAGAAGCAGATGATGGCTATCATTAACAAGCTAATGTGGCTGGCTTGTGTGCTTATCACTGTGGCATTCTTGGCACTTTCATTCATAGTTGTTGGAAAAGATCAAAAGTGGCTTGCAATTGGAGTCACAGTTATAGGAACAACTATAATGGCTACAACATTAGGATTAATGTGTTACTGGGTCATTAGGCACAGAATTGAGGCATCAAATTTGAGAAGCATAAGGAAGTCTTCAATGGGAAGCAGGTCAAGATCATTTTCAGTTTCTGTTATGTCAGATACTGAGATACTAAACAATGAGTATAAAAAAATGTATGCGATTTAG